Proteins from one Bacteroides mediterraneensis genomic window:
- a CDS encoding TSUP family transporter has product MMEYIIICPLVFIAGFVDAIAGGGGLISLPAYLIAGLPPHYAIGTNKFSACMGTIIVTYRFLQKGFINLQYVVPSIFTALTGSWLGAKLALTVPTNIFKSLMLVIIPVTAFFVIKTKTIENTKPPFSPAKSIFFSTVIALIIGIYDGFYGPGTGTFLILLLVYEARLTLKEAAGTAKVINLSTNVAALTVFLSSNSVMFPLAIVASLFGIAGNYIGANYFINKGKGIARPIIIIVLIIFLVKIIYDSFM; this is encoded by the coding sequence ATGATGGAATACATTATTATTTGTCCTTTGGTCTTTATTGCCGGCTTTGTTGATGCAATTGCAGGTGGCGGTGGGCTAATATCATTACCTGCTTATCTAATAGCTGGTTTACCTCCTCATTATGCCATTGGAACGAATAAGTTCAGCGCCTGCATGGGAACTATTATTGTAACATATAGGTTCCTGCAGAAAGGTTTTATTAATTTACAATATGTGGTACCATCCATATTTACCGCTTTGACAGGTTCGTGGTTAGGCGCAAAGTTAGCATTAACTGTACCAACTAACATTTTTAAAAGTCTTATGCTAGTTATTATACCAGTAACAGCATTTTTTGTTATTAAAACTAAAACAATAGAAAATACCAAGCCGCCTTTTTCACCTGCAAAGTCAATTTTCTTTTCTACGGTTATAGCTCTTATTATAGGAATTTATGATGGTTTTTATGGACCTGGGACTGGAACATTTCTAATATTGTTACTGGTCTACGAAGCGAGATTAACACTGAAAGAAGCTGCAGGCACAGCTAAAGTAATCAATCTTTCAACAAATGTAGCTGCTCTTACTGTATTTTTATCAAGTAATTCAGTGATGTTTCCTTTAGCCATTGTTGCCAGTCTATTCGGTATTGCAGGTAATTACATAGGCGCAAACTATTTTATAAATAAAGGGAAAGGCATTGCTAGACCTATAATTATAATTGTTCTGATAATATTTCTGGTAAAAATTATTTATGATAGTTTTATGTAA
- a CDS encoding IS1182 family transposase: MFKNYTSNDNLLLPPCLGDFIPQNDPVRVVHRIIEQISLEELYRKYSVKGCPAYHPRMMLQILVYAYLRNIYSSRRIEEFCRNDIRFMWLTGTRTPDHNTINRFRSSRLKDVLKTVFATIVKFLVAEGFVSLDVACTDGTKMEANANRYTFIWGKSIHTRISRIAEQLEEIWRYAESVTKQELRDSAPVTYQDITPEKVERALEQIHEALEGTDADRKVKAKVRRVRKAWPEQLKKYESQGKILDGRNSYSKTDPDATFMRMKEDHMRNGQLKPGYNPQVSTNGQFILNYTLHQCAGDTSTYPLHMEDFHSLYGRYPDVSVCDAGYGSEENYLYAFRHGIETFIKYNYFHKEQKRSFRNDPFLSANFYYNEETDGMYCPMGQRMERLSDVKRTTDNGFVQTISRYRARNCKGCPLRCRCHRSRSERIVQVNHRLRKIKERERKKLLSAEGLKYRSQRPQDVEAVFGNLKNNKHFKRFHLRGLKKVEIEFGLLAIAHNLAKVAS, encoded by the coding sequence ATGTTTAAAAACTATACCTCCAACGATAATCTGCTTTTACCTCCGTGTTTAGGCGATTTTATTCCCCAGAACGATCCGGTCCGGGTTGTTCACCGTATCATTGAACAGATCAGCCTGGAAGAACTTTACCGCAAGTACTCCGTCAAAGGCTGTCCGGCCTACCATCCCCGCATGATGCTGCAGATTCTGGTATATGCCTATCTGCGCAATATCTATTCCAGCCGCCGCATTGAGGAGTTCTGCCGCAATGACATCCGCTTCATGTGGCTGACCGGTACCAGGACGCCTGACCACAACACCATCAACCGTTTTCGCAGCAGCCGGCTGAAGGATGTACTCAAGACCGTCTTCGCCACCATCGTGAAGTTCCTCGTGGCGGAGGGCTTTGTAAGTCTGGACGTGGCCTGCACCGACGGGACGAAGATGGAGGCGAACGCCAACCGTTATACGTTCATCTGGGGCAAGTCCATCCACACCCGCATCTCCAGAATTGCGGAACAGCTTGAGGAGATATGGCGGTACGCCGAGTCCGTCACCAAGCAGGAGCTGCGCGACTCCGCTCCCGTCACTTACCAGGACATCACCCCCGAGAAGGTGGAAAGGGCGCTGGAACAGATACATGAAGCTCTGGAGGGAACGGATGCGGACCGGAAAGTGAAGGCCAAGGTCCGGCGCGTGAGGAAGGCATGGCCCGAACAGCTGAAGAAATACGAATCCCAGGGAAAGATTCTCGACGGGCGCAACAGCTACTCCAAGACAGACCCCGACGCCACGTTCATGCGGATGAAGGAGGACCACATGAGGAACGGGCAGCTCAAGCCCGGATACAACCCGCAGGTCAGTACCAACGGACAGTTCATCCTGAACTATACCCTCCACCAGTGTGCCGGTGACACCTCCACCTATCCCCTGCACATGGAAGACTTCCATTCCCTGTACGGCAGATATCCTGACGTGTCCGTCTGTGACGCCGGGTACGGAAGTGAGGAGAACTACCTGTACGCCTTCAGGCACGGCATCGAAACCTTCATAAAGTACAACTATTTCCACAAGGAACAGAAAAGGAGCTTCAGGAATGACCCGTTCCTGTCTGCCAACTTCTATTATAATGAAGAAACCGACGGCATGTACTGTCCGATGGGACAGAGGATGGAAAGACTCTCCGATGTAAAGCGGACGACAGACAACGGTTTTGTACAGACCATCTCAAGGTACAGGGCACGGAACTGCAAGGGCTGCCCGTTAAGATGCCGGTGTCACAGAAGCCGGTCGGAAAGGATTGTGCAAGTGAATCATCGGCTGAGAAAAATCAAGGAAAGGGAACGTAAGAAACTCCTCTCTGCGGAAGGTCTTAAATACCGGAGCCAGCGGCCACAGGATGTGGAAGCCGTATTTGGAAACCTCAAGAACAACAAGCACTTCAAGAGGTTCCATCTCCGTGGGCTGAAAAAGGTGGAAATTGAGTTTGGCCTGCTGGCCATAGCGCATAATCTTGCAAAAGTAGCCTCTTAG
- a CDS encoding MFS transporter: protein MLFYGLKENRWVNGALPALLIHCCIGSVYCWSLFKGDIASYMGVEVSSIEICFMLAIFFLGMSAAFGGKFVESNVRLSSYCSTACFVSGLILSAFAVYNKIPYLIYISYGVIMGIGLGIGYISPVKTLMIWFSKYKGLATGIAISGFGLSKVMFSPLIEYCTKHYGVVITLLVMAFISTLCMLTASYLIKKPSGWVEKKEDISLSISKIKNIIFDTRYIIIWLMFFINITCGLVLISFEKNIIQGVGISPIYIGLIASLTAFFNTLGRFGYATLSDYLRPKVWIYCIIFFSSIIVTMNVSIISGLSTLSVLLLLFIINMGYGGGFSTLPTLLTDYFGMKQISTIHGFALSAWAWASVASFLITQILIYRLHCSIEEVCTYLCILYFFAMLGGISLLTLRKYNKDI from the coding sequence ATGCTGTTTTATGGTTTAAAAGAGAACAGGTGGGTTAATGGTGCATTGCCTGCCTTGTTGATACATTGTTGTATTGGCAGTGTATATTGTTGGTCACTGTTCAAGGGTGATATAGCTTCTTATATGGGAGTTGAAGTATCTTCGATTGAAATATGCTTCATGTTGGCTATATTTTTTTTGGGTATGAGTGCTGCTTTTGGAGGTAAGTTTGTTGAGAGTAATGTAAGGTTATCTTCTTATTGTTCTACTGCATGTTTTGTATCAGGTTTGATATTGTCTGCATTTGCTGTATATAATAAGATTCCTTATCTGATTTACATTTCTTATGGTGTTATAATGGGTATTGGTTTGGGTATTGGATATATATCTCCTGTAAAGACATTGATGATATGGTTCAGTAAGTATAAGGGGTTAGCTACAGGTATTGCCATAAGTGGATTCGGTTTATCTAAGGTAATGTTTTCTCCGCTTATAGAATATTGTACTAAGCATTATGGTGTTGTCATAACTTTATTGGTTATGGCTTTTATCAGTACGTTATGTATGCTTACCGCTTCGTATCTTATAAAGAAGCCTTCTGGTTGGGTTGAGAAGAAGGAAGATATATCTTTATCCATATCTAAGATAAAGAATATAATATTTGATACCCGTTACATTATCATATGGTTAATGTTTTTCATTAATATAACTTGTGGATTGGTATTAATTTCCTTTGAGAAGAATATTATACAGGGTGTTGGTATCAGTCCCATATATATTGGTTTGATTGCTTCATTGACCGCTTTCTTCAATACATTGGGGAGATTTGGTTATGCTACGTTATCGGATTATCTGCGTCCTAAAGTCTGGATATATTGCATAATATTTTTCAGTAGTATTATAGTTACTATGAATGTGTCTATAATTTCAGGACTTAGTACATTATCTGTATTGTTGCTATTGTTTATAATCAATATGGGATATGGTGGTGGATTTTCTACTCTTCCCACATTATTGACTGATTATTTTGGTATGAAACAGATTTCTACCATACATGGGTTTGCTTTATCTGCATGGGCATGGGCTTCAGTAGCTTCATTTTTAATTACTCAGATTCTTATATATAGATTACATTGCAGTATTGAGGAAGTATGTACATATCTTTGTATATTATATTTCTTTGCAATGCTTGGT
- a CDS encoding two-component regulator propeller domain-containing protein, which yields MKAQIFFILCFIFNITTAKEEHYQFRHLTTSDGLSDNEVIDMLKDSEGFLWCVTSSAINRFDGYNVKQYFKAENGTNLSASTSQILIDKDNNIWIERFGYYFTYDRKKDQFVNAYPLLQKYQLHNSAYPQTIITDDHNNLWSYNGKTMKVYSFSNQQSYTIKNFPENITFFSVKKEKLFYIDGDNNLHITDLLHKHTNAVIPLNKALGAEKFLSYKFYVDNNLDIWVYSSNAEGLWLFSQSANNTWELSTIGKNTLLLKNKVISICEDNFHKIWIGLEYDGISIYDKEKQQYTHISQNLSSYSLGSNKVWCFYYDDENTMWVGTMRNGISYYNPHFFSFAKTMLPSTYDISCQVEDREHNLWIGTDGDGIYKVDPNGNITTFKKEQKNSFSNKIICMHVDAQNKIWIGTYLDGFGYYQNNCFHQQPFSDKFPRNPVNNSIWSITEDNKGNLYLGNLKCGLHIFNPETGYFHTFTPQNSNLLDAHVMNVFFDKKRSVYMATCNGTHVLNTENHEIKSIRHNSKKSQFIQDTIQNNVYMDSRNLLWIGGREGLTVFDMRLDTIYYLNKSHRLEGNLVRGITEDNNQNIWVVTTDGVTKIEIQVDQHRHGYTFHCLPYAKNDGLQTSNFIHNSIYKSQNDHILIGGNGGYYDINPNTKYYKNISRVIFTELKVLDTTINVDSLYSHHKILSQNIELTDKITLKYNQNTFKLSFSTMDYVRTHDIRFSYRLSGTNNQWISLESNYIAFNNMAPGIYELEVRATNSGGLWSNPSTLLIHIEPPIWLSIYAKALYLLLIVILFSYAWYRKEQKHKRRMQYKEMEFEAKKQHEIDEMKLNFFTHLSHDFRTPLSLIIAPLEEILKTHQSEDIKPNLNIIHKNALALLNLVNQILDFRKIEIQEMKLHPEKGDYIEFIDNIINHFSVYATTYQITLTFEKEIDTLSMAFDKDKMHKIFMNLLSNAIKYAGTPGKITVNVWTEDEKVFASVADNGKGIEDSEKCKVFDAFYQIADDKSSYGSGIGLHIVKELLSLHHGDIHVEDNLPTGAKFIFYIPITPMVQTVEEDFHIQPTEAEIVSLQSDERVENLDKNTLLIVEDNQDLRLFLSDSLKKEYHVLSAVDGLHALSILKKEHIDMVITDIMMPNMDGIELCHAIKSDIKISHIPVIMLTAKNDIEHIKKGLTEGADDYIAKPFNLDILKLRINKILKWKQECHKKFSIADIPVSDITSSSLDESFIQKVIKTVEEHIENPQFSVEELSSIIGMSRSNLYNKLMSIAGYSPSEFIRIIRLKKSLKLLERTQMTVAEVAYKVGFNTPKIFTHYFKEEYKKTPTEFRKEKYITPIH from the coding sequence ATGAAAGCACAGATATTCTTCATACTTTGTTTCATATTTAATATAACGACCGCAAAAGAGGAGCATTATCAATTCCGGCATCTCACAACTTCTGACGGCTTATCTGATAATGAAGTAATTGATATGCTTAAAGACAGCGAAGGCTTTCTTTGGTGTGTGACAAGTAGTGCCATAAACCGTTTCGACGGATACAATGTAAAACAATATTTTAAAGCTGAAAATGGAACTAATTTGTCCGCTTCTACCAGTCAAATCTTAATCGATAAAGATAATAATATTTGGATAGAACGTTTTGGCTATTACTTTACATACGATAGAAAAAAAGACCAGTTTGTTAACGCATACCCTTTGCTTCAAAAATACCAATTGCATAATAGTGCATATCCGCAAACCATTATTACTGACGACCACAACAATTTATGGTCATACAATGGAAAAACTATGAAAGTATATTCTTTCAGCAACCAACAATCATATACCATAAAAAATTTTCCTGAAAACATAACCTTTTTCAGTGTAAAAAAAGAAAAACTCTTTTATATCGACGGGGATAATAACCTTCATATAACAGACTTATTACATAAGCATACAAATGCTGTTATTCCGTTAAATAAAGCATTAGGTGCAGAAAAATTTTTAAGTTATAAATTTTACGTAGACAACAATCTCGACATTTGGGTATATAGTTCCAACGCAGAAGGACTTTGGCTGTTCTCTCAAAGTGCAAATAACACATGGGAATTAAGTACAATAGGAAAAAATACCCTTCTTCTAAAAAATAAGGTCATCAGTATTTGTGAAGATAATTTCCATAAGATATGGATTGGATTAGAGTATGATGGTATCAGCATTTATGATAAAGAAAAACAACAATACACCCATATCTCACAAAATCTATCCTCTTACTCATTAGGAAGCAATAAAGTATGGTGTTTCTACTATGATGATGAAAACACAATGTGGGTAGGAACAATGCGAAATGGAATATCCTACTACAACCCACACTTCTTTTCTTTCGCCAAAACCATGCTGCCTTCCACTTACGACATTTCATGCCAAGTGGAAGACCGTGAACATAATTTATGGATTGGTACAGATGGGGATGGAATTTATAAGGTAGATCCTAATGGGAATATTACGACTTTTAAAAAAGAGCAAAAAAACTCATTTAGCAACAAGATTATCTGCATGCACGTGGATGCCCAAAACAAAATATGGATTGGCACCTATCTGGATGGATTCGGTTATTACCAGAATAATTGTTTCCATCAACAACCTTTTTCCGATAAATTCCCAAGGAATCCTGTCAACAACAGTATATGGAGCATCACTGAAGATAACAAAGGAAATCTCTATTTAGGCAACTTGAAATGTGGCCTGCATATATTTAATCCTGAAACAGGATATTTTCATACATTTACTCCACAAAATTCCAATCTTTTGGATGCGCATGTAATGAATGTATTTTTCGACAAGAAGCGCTCTGTATACATGGCAACGTGCAATGGTACTCACGTCTTAAATACAGAAAATCATGAAATAAAAAGTATACGCCATAACTCCAAAAAGTCACAATTCATCCAAGATACAATCCAGAACAATGTCTACATGGATAGCCGAAACCTTTTGTGGATAGGAGGAAGAGAAGGTCTGACGGTATTCGATATGCGTCTTGATACTATTTACTATTTAAACAAAAGTCACCGACTGGAAGGAAATCTTGTACGAGGTATCACCGAAGATAACAATCAAAACATCTGGGTAGTAACTACAGACGGAGTTACTAAGATAGAGATACAAGTAGATCAGCATAGACATGGATATACATTCCATTGTCTCCCCTACGCTAAAAATGATGGATTACAAACTTCCAATTTCATACACAACTCTATTTATAAATCACAAAACGACCATATATTAATAGGAGGAAATGGAGGATATTACGATATTAATCCTAACACAAAATACTACAAAAATATATCCAGGGTCATATTTACAGAATTAAAAGTCCTGGACACAACTATTAATGTAGATTCCCTATATAGTCATCACAAAATATTAAGCCAAAATATTGAACTTACGGACAAAATAACCCTCAAATACAATCAAAATACTTTTAAATTAAGTTTCTCAACCATGGATTACGTACGTACCCATGACATTCGGTTCTCCTACCGGTTAAGTGGAACGAACAATCAATGGATTTCACTCGAAAGCAACTATATTGCTTTTAACAATATGGCTCCAGGCATATATGAGCTGGAAGTTCGAGCGACCAATTCTGGAGGACTATGGAGTAATCCCTCCACACTTCTCATCCATATCGAACCTCCTATATGGTTAAGTATTTATGCCAAGGCTTTATATTTACTTCTGATTGTCATACTATTTTCCTATGCCTGGTATCGAAAAGAGCAAAAACACAAACGAAGAATGCAATATAAGGAAATGGAGTTTGAAGCTAAAAAGCAACATGAGATAGATGAAATGAAACTAAACTTTTTTACTCATCTAAGTCATGATTTCCGTACCCCGTTATCCTTAATCATAGCTCCTTTAGAAGAGATTCTCAAGACTCATCAGAGCGAAGATATAAAACCAAACTTGAATATTATTCACAAAAATGCTTTGGCACTTCTGAATCTGGTAAACCAAATATTGGATTTCCGTAAAATTGAAATACAGGAAATGAAACTGCATCCAGAAAAAGGAGATTACATTGAGTTCATAGATAATATTATCAATCATTTCTCTGTATATGCAACTACTTACCAAATCACTCTGACCTTCGAAAAGGAGATTGACACCCTATCTATGGCCTTCGATAAAGATAAAATGCATAAGATATTTATGAATCTTCTGTCCAATGCCATAAAATATGCAGGTACTCCCGGCAAAATCACAGTAAATGTATGGACTGAAGACGAAAAAGTTTTTGCAAGTGTAGCCGACAACGGAAAAGGAATAGAAGATAGTGAGAAATGCAAGGTTTTCGATGCTTTTTACCAAATAGCAGATGATAAATCATCGTATGGAAGCGGTATAGGCCTGCACATTGTAAAAGAACTTCTCAGTTTACACCACGGAGATATACATGTAGAAGACAACCTGCCCACAGGTGCTAAATTTATATTTTATATCCCTATCACTCCTATGGTGCAAACTGTGGAAGAGGACTTTCATATCCAACCGACTGAAGCAGAAATAGTATCTTTACAATCGGATGAGAGAGTTGAAAATCTGGATAAAAACACCTTACTTATTGTGGAAGATAACCAAGATTTACGCCTATTCTTATCTGATTCTCTAAAAAAGGAATATCATGTTCTTTCTGCGGTCGACGGACTGCATGCATTATCCATTCTTAAAAAAGAGCACATTGACATGGTTATTACAGATATTATGATGCCTAATATGGATGGGATTGAACTATGCCATGCCATAAAAAGTGACATCAAAATTTCACACATACCAGTTATCATGCTGACAGCTAAAAATGACATAGAACACATCAAGAAAGGATTAACCGAAGGGGCTGATGACTATATTGCCAAACCTTTCAATCTGGATATCCTAAAACTTCGTATCAATAAAATACTTAAATGGAAACAAGAATGCCATAAGAAATTCTCAATTGCAGACATACCAGTGAGTGACATCACCTCAAGTTCATTGGACGAATCGTTCATTCAAAAAGTCATCAAGACCGTGGAAGAACACATTGAGAATCCCCAATTTTCGGTAGAGGAGTTAAGTAGCATAATCGGCATGAGTAGGAGCAACTTATACAATAAACTAATGTCTATAGCAGGATATTCTCCAAGCGAATTCATACGTATCATACGGCTCAAGAAAAGCTTGAAACTACTGGAGAGAACTCAAATGACTGTTGCCGAAGTAGCTTATAAAGTTGGATTCAATACTCCTAAGATCTTTACACACTATTTCAAGGAGGAATACAAAAAGACGCCTACAGAGTTTAGAAAAGAAAAATATATTACACCGATACATTAA
- the tnpB gene encoding IS66 family insertion sequence element accessory protein TnpB (TnpB, as the term is used for proteins encoded by IS66 family insertion elements, is considered an accessory protein, since TnpC, encoded by a neighboring gene, is a DDE family transposase.): MLGLSANLNYYLFNGNVDLRKGIFRLCESIREEISLDPSDTSNVYMFMSRNRKVVKILHYERGFYVLYEKRPVMGRFKKPVFDEVSKCYRIQWSDMAYLTESIVVDKMYVSPKY; encoded by the coding sequence ATGCTTGGACTGAGTGCTAACCTGAACTATTACCTGTTCAACGGTAATGTGGATTTACGGAAAGGTATCTTCCGTCTGTGTGAGAGTATAAGGGAAGAGATATCACTCGATCCGAGTGATACATCCAATGTATATATGTTCATGTCCCGTAACCGCAAGGTCGTGAAGATACTTCATTACGAACGCGGTTTTTATGTGCTTTATGAGAAACGTCCAGTCATGGGTAGATTCAAGAAACCTGTATTTGATGAGGTCTCCAAATGCTACCGGATACAATGGTCGGATATGGCCTATCTTACGGAAAGCATAGTGGTTGACAAGATGTACGTTAGTCCGAAATATTAA
- a CDS encoding IS66 family transposase yields the protein MIDERAYELLCCQLGLANEEKAGLRKQVNELIARLKAIEESNKENSKALVDTINELSATVENYRKEMELMRKQLEAKDEVNMMLANEVSNLRLQLEDSRKHRFGRTSEQRRLLNNRNIDKSAMEKSEYDGSDKKDDNNKADGNGTGSNTSSGNVPAQNCRPSRKKETAPRAEKTRLKVDKVVVHEIEDYYQLPDGARLMNRNGMADVWEYRVIEHVRAHNVEHVYKVARVKLADGTFTSTMEHPLKNLGGIFSPELLVRLLCLKYDFSMPENRQIRLLAREGIHISNTTLNSYIHNGIAKLKEFIGDAFKEFVQRAKYLMVDETTELVGVETPEGKAYRRKYLWAFFAKHIKMVYYHYNNGSRSSDTAKSFLEYFMGTISTDGYTVYRMFDGEASKVLHIGCWTHCRRLWVDALPSDRTAMDIINPIGDMFRNEDLFRMMKLSGEQIKEKRLKLTGPILERIHHKVVMMMQDTKIMANELMRKAVNYTLNQWKSLRNILKDGSAEISNNLCEQRMKPVKLLLKNCMNIGSEAAAENSAFIFSLIESCKLNDIDPQDYLKHLFECILHGNNCDRKALLPCFYKPEC from the coding sequence ATGATTGATGAAAGAGCATACGAGTTACTTTGCTGCCAGCTGGGTCTGGCAAATGAGGAAAAGGCAGGGCTTCGCAAACAGGTAAACGAACTGATTGCGAGGCTTAAGGCTATTGAAGAATCAAACAAAGAGAACTCCAAGGCTCTGGTTGATACAATCAATGAGTTGTCCGCAACAGTCGAAAACTATCGAAAAGAAATGGAACTTATGAGAAAGCAGCTTGAGGCAAAAGACGAGGTGAACATGATGCTGGCAAATGAGGTTTCCAATCTCAGGCTTCAGCTTGAGGACAGCAGGAAACATCGTTTCGGCCGTACCTCCGAACAAAGAAGGCTGCTGAACAACCGTAACATTGACAAGTCGGCAATGGAGAAGTCCGAGTATGACGGCTCTGATAAGAAAGATGATAATAATAAGGCAGATGGTAACGGTACTGGCAGCAATACCTCTTCCGGTAACGTACCTGCACAGAACTGCAGGCCTTCAAGGAAAAAGGAAACAGCTCCCCGTGCAGAAAAGACCAGGCTGAAGGTGGATAAGGTAGTTGTTCATGAAATAGAAGATTATTACCAACTCCCGGATGGTGCAAGGCTTATGAACCGTAACGGAATGGCTGATGTGTGGGAATACAGGGTCATAGAACATGTAAGGGCTCATAATGTGGAGCATGTGTACAAGGTGGCGAGGGTAAAGCTTGCCGACGGCACTTTCACAAGCACGATGGAGCATCCGCTGAAAAACCTTGGAGGAATCTTCTCTCCTGAACTGCTTGTCCGCCTGCTTTGTCTGAAATATGACTTCAGCATGCCTGAAAATAGACAGATAAGGCTGCTTGCAAGAGAAGGTATCCATATAAGCAACACCACGCTGAACAGCTATATCCATAACGGAATCGCCAAACTAAAGGAATTTATCGGAGATGCATTCAAGGAGTTTGTACAGAGGGCAAAATACCTTATGGTTGATGAGACTACCGAACTCGTTGGAGTTGAAACACCGGAAGGTAAGGCTTACAGGAGAAAGTACTTATGGGCTTTCTTTGCAAAGCATATAAAGATGGTCTATTATCACTATAACAACGGCAGCAGGTCTTCCGATACGGCAAAGTCGTTCCTGGAATATTTTATGGGAACCATATCCACTGACGGATATACGGTTTACAGGATGTTTGACGGAGAAGCCTCAAAGGTGCTTCACATAGGATGCTGGACGCACTGCAGGAGGTTGTGGGTTGATGCCTTGCCTTCAGACAGGACGGCGATGGACATAATAAATCCTATCGGTGATATGTTCAGAAATGAAGACCTGTTCCGTATGATGAAACTCAGCGGCGAGCAGATTAAGGAAAAAAGACTTAAGCTTACGGGACCGATTCTTGAGCGTATCCATCATAAGGTGGTCATGATGATGCAGGATACCAAAATCATGGCAAACGAACTGATGAGAAAGGCCGTGAACTATACGTTAAACCAGTGGAAGTCCTTGAGAAATATCCTCAAGGACGGTTCAGCGGAAATATCCAACAATCTCTGTGAGCAAAGAATGAAACCTGTAAAGCTGCTGCTCAAGAACTGTATGAATATAGGAAGTGAGGCAGCCGCAGAAAACTCGGCATTCATCTTCTCTCTGATAGAAAGCTGCAAACTTAATGACATAGATCCTCAGGATTACCTGAAGCACTTGTTTGAATGTATTCTTCATGGTAATAACTGCGACAGGAAGGCTCTTCTGCCATGTTTTTATAAACCGGAATGTTAA